The sequence TCCGGGAGGCGGTCGCGGCCCTCCGCCGAGCGGGTCAGCCCGCGCACGCGGTGGCCCCGCGCCAGCAACCGCCGGGCGACGGCGCCGCCCTGTGCTCCCGCCGCACCGACCACAAGGTGCCGCTGCCGCTCGATCGATGTCATCACGCACTCCGTCACTGGGGATTCGGTGGATCGGAGACCAGTCTGCGTGCTCCGGTTCGATACGATCGATATACATTTGTCTCTTGATGCTTAAGGATCGTCCGTGGAGTGCGACGGAGACCTGCTGAGCGAGCTGCTCGCCCCGCTGCGCCTGCACGGCGTCTTCCAGAGCCGCTGGTCGGCGCGGGCGCCCTGGGGCGTGGCGGGCGAGAGCGAGCACTGCGCGATTCTGCACTACGTGCAGGAAGGCGAGTGCACGGTGGAGCTGCCCGAGGCGGCGGGGCCGATCCGGCTGCGCGCCGGCGACCTGGCCGTCTTCCCCCACGGCAGCGCGCACCGGCTCGCCGACCGGCCCGGCCGCCCCACCGTCCCGCTGTCCGGGCTCCTCCCCGGACGGCGGCCCGGCACCGTGCGCACCGTCGAGATCGACGGCCCGGGGCCGGTCACGACCATGCTGTGCGGCGGCCTGCACTACGACGGAGCCGCCACGGCCCCGCTGTACCGGGCGCTGCCCGCGGTGTTCGTGCTCGACCGGCCGATGCTGGAGAGGCAGCCGCTGCTGGCCGACACGCTGCGGGGGCTGACCTGCGAGTGGGCGGACGGCGAGCCCGGGGCGGGGCTGGTGGCGCTACGGGCGTTCGAGCTGACGTTCGTGCTCGCCCTGCGCGCCGTGCTCAGCGAGCTCACGTTCGGCGAGCCGGTGCTGCGCGCGCTGCGCCACCCGGCGATCAGCAGGGCGCTGCTGGCCGTACACAGCCGGTTCGCCGAACCATGGACGCTGGAGTCGCTGGCGGCGGAGGCCGGGCTGTCACGGTCGGCCTTCGCCGCGACCTTCCGCGATCTCGTCGGCGAGCCGCCGATGCGCCATCTGACCGGCCGCCGGATGCAGGAGGCGGCACGGTTGCTGACCGAGACGACGCTGGCGCAGAACCGCGTCTCCGAACGCGTCGGCTACCGGTCCGGCGTCGGCTTCCACCTCGCCTTCCGCACCTGGTGCGGTCAGACGCCCGGCGAGTATCGCCGTTCGCGCCAGAGTGCGGGCCCGTCCGCCGGGGAGCACCGCCGCGCGTCCCGGCGGGCGCCGTGACGGGCGTGACGCCGCGGGTCGCGAGGCTCAGCCGGAATCGGCGTTGAAGGACAGCTCGGAGGTGACGCGGTAGCGGTCGCCCCGGTAGATGGAGCGGGTGAACTCGACGATCCGGCCGCCGGCGTCGCGGGTGGTGCGCTCGAAGAGCAGGGCCGGGGCGTGCTGGGGCACGTGCAGCAGGGCGGCCTCGGTCTCGTCGGTGACGGTGGGCTCTATGGTCTGCACGGCCGTGCGGACGTCGACGTCGAACCGTTCCCGCAGGAGCCGGTAGAACGATCCCGACTCCATGTCGGCCGGGAGCAGGCCGTCCACCAGGGCGTGCGGCAGGTGGATGCGCTCGATCGCCATGGGTTCGTCGTCGACGACGCGCAGCCGTACGACCCGCAGGACGGGGTCGGCGGGAGAGAGCTGGAGACGGGTGGCGAGCCGCGCGCCGGCGGGGGCGGAGCCGAAGTCCAGGATCCGGCTGAGCCAGGTGCCCTCCGCCGGTGGCGCGTAGAACGAGTTGCCGGTCGTCGAGGCGAGCGCCTGGGTGACCCGGTGGGGGCCGGTGAACGTGCCGCGCCCGTGCTCGCGGACCAGCAGGCCCGACCTGACCAGGTCGTCGATCGCCGCGCGCACCGTGGGCCGGGAGACGCCGAGCTCCTTGCAGAGATCCCGCTCGGAGGGGATCGCCTCACCCGGCTTCATGTCGGCGATGAAGTCGAGCAGGACGTC comes from Streptosporangium roseum DSM 43021 and encodes:
- a CDS encoding GntR family transcriptional regulator, which gives rise to MTLNMRSGLKRDRVRDVLLDFIADMKPGEAIPSERDLCKELGVSRPTVRAAIDDLVRSGLLVREHGRGTFTGPHRVTQALASTTGNSFYAPPAEGTWLSRILDFGSAPAGARLATRLQLSPADPVLRVVRLRVVDDEPMAIERIHLPHALVDGLLPADMESGSFYRLLRERFDVDVRTAVQTIEPTVTDETEAALLHVPQHAPALLFERTTRDAGGRIVEFTRSIYRGDRYRVTSELSFNADSG
- a CDS encoding AraC family transcriptional regulator, with the translated sequence MECDGDLLSELLAPLRLHGVFQSRWSARAPWGVAGESEHCAILHYVQEGECTVELPEAAGPIRLRAGDLAVFPHGSAHRLADRPGRPTVPLSGLLPGRRPGTVRTVEIDGPGPVTTMLCGGLHYDGAATAPLYRALPAVFVLDRPMLERQPLLADTLRGLTCEWADGEPGAGLVALRAFELTFVLALRAVLSELTFGEPVLRALRHPAISRALLAVHSRFAEPWTLESLAAEAGLSRSAFAATFRDLVGEPPMRHLTGRRMQEAARLLTETTLAQNRVSERVGYRSGVGFHLAFRTWCGQTPGEYRRSRQSAGPSAGEHRRASRRAP